One part of the Sorangiineae bacterium MSr11954 genome encodes these proteins:
- a CDS encoding 3-dehydroquinate dehydratase: MSRVPAARTRPLRILSISGPNLQLLGTREPEIYGTETLADIHDRLAVRARELGCEFSGRQTNHEGEIVTWIGESRGHIDGLLLNPGAYTHTSIAIYDALRATGIPCVEVHLSNPDAREAFRRRSRVAPACLGRVAGFGGESYLLALAGLVTSLKIWSNDGGRSK, encoded by the coding sequence GTGAGCCGCGTCCCCGCCGCCCGTACCCGTCCCCTTCGCATCCTGTCGATCTCGGGCCCGAACCTCCAGCTCCTGGGCACGCGCGAACCCGAAATTTACGGGACGGAGACCCTCGCCGACATCCACGATCGCCTCGCGGTGCGCGCGCGCGAGCTCGGTTGCGAGTTCAGCGGCCGCCAGACGAACCACGAAGGCGAAATCGTCACGTGGATCGGTGAATCGCGCGGTCACATCGACGGACTTCTGCTGAACCCCGGAGCTTACACGCACACGTCCATCGCCATCTACGACGCGCTGCGCGCCACCGGGATCCCGTGCGTGGAGGTTCACTTGTCGAACCCCGACGCACGCGAAGCCTTCCGCCGGCGCTCCCGGGTTGCCCCGGCTTGCCTCGGTCGAGTCGCGGGTTTTGGTGGAGAAAGCTACCTCCTAGCGCTCGCAGGCCTGGTCACGTCGCTGAAAATATGGTCCAACGACGGCGGGAGGTCGAAGTGA
- a CDS encoding class I SAM-dependent methyltransferase, with product MVDSLPLDARDRRGSPDRFGYEWATYSTILPESKHQLERWLGSTGLASFRGKRVMDVGCGMGRNPYWYLDAGATSVTAVDVDDQSLEAARKNLASFAHARVEKCSAYDLEPSRFGRFERVTCIGVLHHLDDPETALQRMWSCVEPGGDLVLWCYAKEGNRLFLPVIQAVRALASRTPIRVNHLLAKGIAAAAWPALRLAPWRTDYYRKLRTLSFGNVESIIFDQMLPHIAHYWTRADMQRLAAGIPDGSATIEFVQGNSWHVRITRSKASEGAAR from the coding sequence ATGGTCGATTCCCTCCCCCTCGACGCGCGCGATCGGCGCGGATCCCCGGACCGCTTCGGATACGAATGGGCCACCTATTCGACGATTCTCCCCGAATCGAAGCACCAACTGGAACGGTGGCTGGGCTCCACCGGGCTCGCGAGCTTCCGCGGCAAGCGCGTCATGGACGTTGGCTGCGGAATGGGCCGCAACCCCTATTGGTACCTGGACGCGGGAGCGACGAGCGTGACCGCGGTCGATGTCGACGATCAGAGCCTCGAGGCTGCCCGTAAGAACCTCGCGTCCTTCGCCCACGCGCGGGTGGAAAAATGTTCGGCTTACGATCTCGAACCGAGCCGGTTCGGGCGGTTCGAGCGGGTCACGTGCATCGGCGTCCTCCATCACCTCGACGATCCCGAGACGGCGCTTCAACGCATGTGGTCGTGCGTCGAACCGGGCGGCGATCTCGTCCTCTGGTGCTACGCCAAAGAAGGCAATCGGCTCTTTTTACCCGTCATTCAGGCCGTTCGCGCCCTCGCGTCACGCACCCCGATCCGGGTAAACCACCTTTTGGCAAAGGGGATCGCCGCCGCGGCTTGGCCCGCGCTCCGCCTCGCACCGTGGCGGACCGATTACTACCGAAAGCTTCGGACTTTGTCGTTCGGTAACGTGGAGTCGATCATCTTCGATCAGATGCTCCCCCACATTGCCCACTACTGGACCCGCGCCGACATGCAGCGCCTCGCGGCGGGCATCCCCGACGGCAGCGCCACCATCGAATTCGTCCAAGGAAACAGCTGGCACGTCCGGATCACGCGCAGCAAAGCATCGGAAGGGGCGGCGCGATGA
- a CDS encoding TerB family tellurite resistance protein, which produces MHEEDLAIIKALVPVAWADDVFAEKEEATLEALLVAFNATDEERKLIREYAKEKKTLDDIELQDLSADDRRILLQHAVLLSFVDGEQGEEERQFLDALVVKLKLPPEEANELMAFAAERAKKQLEQL; this is translated from the coding sequence ATGCACGAGGAAGATCTGGCCATCATCAAAGCATTGGTTCCCGTGGCGTGGGCCGACGATGTCTTCGCCGAGAAGGAAGAGGCCACGCTCGAAGCGCTGCTCGTCGCCTTCAATGCGACCGACGAGGAACGAAAGCTGATTCGCGAGTACGCGAAGGAAAAGAAGACGCTCGACGACATCGAGCTCCAAGATCTCTCCGCCGACGACCGCCGAATCCTCCTCCAGCACGCCGTGCTCCTCTCCTTCGTCGACGGCGAACAAGGCGAGGAAGAGCGCCAGTTCCTGGACGCGCTGGTGGTGAAGCTGAAGCTCCCACCGGAGGAGGCCAACGAGCTCATGGCCTTCGCCGCCGAACGCGCGAAGAAACAACTTGAGCAACTGTAG
- a CDS encoding TolC family protein: MGRFRTRFLAAFLGLSALAPLANAGPSDAANESVVKVAAPSQAAKQRTYTLAECLALADRNHPNLWAARAKVAGYHALLDEARWTPFSQWSIDASLSSIADLRGAAPYSDATADDVNTTFKDGFNPWFRMGLRGAIPLYTFGKIESIARAARGQIRYGEWDSEKARQETRMAVRKAFYSVMAARDTREHLIDVLGKVDKSLDSINAKRAKGDPSVEPEDGLRIEFYRDQLRLRASEPDVPEASNMAALRFMTGVATNFDIPNEHLARPDTTLGPIVSYLSAARLFRPEINQARAGIVGRVGQLDFARAKLFPDVGIGVGTGFTVAPSAITQNGWAPNPYNSNGIGPGFAMAARWSMDFLPAQARIEAAESALEEVRSLLRFALGGVAVEVEQTYAAAAEAQQREARWQHAEEVTRKWLTKVQDGVDLGATDRRFIMDPLRMYLDARLSHIIALKEYNIALADLARASGWDRTAPSK; encoded by the coding sequence ATGGGTCGTTTCCGCACACGCTTCCTCGCAGCTTTCTTGGGCCTCTCGGCGCTCGCCCCGCTGGCGAACGCCGGGCCTTCGGATGCCGCGAACGAAAGCGTGGTCAAGGTCGCAGCGCCCAGCCAAGCGGCCAAACAGCGCACGTACACGCTGGCCGAGTGCTTGGCGCTGGCCGACCGGAATCATCCGAATCTTTGGGCAGCGCGCGCAAAGGTCGCGGGTTACCACGCGCTGCTCGACGAGGCTCGGTGGACACCGTTCTCGCAGTGGAGCATCGACGCTTCTCTCAGCTCCATCGCAGACCTGCGGGGCGCAGCGCCGTACTCGGATGCGACCGCGGACGACGTGAATACGACCTTCAAGGACGGCTTCAACCCATGGTTTCGCATGGGTCTCCGCGGCGCCATTCCCCTCTATACGTTCGGCAAGATCGAGTCGATCGCCCGCGCCGCGCGGGGACAAATCCGTTACGGCGAGTGGGACAGCGAGAAGGCCCGCCAAGAGACGCGGATGGCGGTACGAAAAGCGTTCTACAGCGTCATGGCCGCGCGCGATACGCGGGAACATCTCATCGACGTCCTCGGCAAGGTCGACAAGTCGCTCGACAGCATCAACGCCAAGCGCGCCAAGGGTGATCCGAGCGTCGAGCCCGAGGATGGCCTGCGCATCGAGTTCTACCGCGATCAGCTGCGGCTGCGCGCAAGCGAACCGGATGTGCCCGAGGCCTCCAACATGGCCGCGCTGCGGTTCATGACGGGGGTCGCGACCAACTTCGATATTCCAAACGAGCACCTGGCCCGCCCCGACACCACCTTGGGCCCCATCGTCAGCTACCTCTCGGCCGCGCGCCTCTTTCGTCCGGAGATCAACCAAGCGAGGGCCGGCATCGTGGGGCGCGTGGGTCAGCTCGACTTCGCGCGCGCCAAGCTTTTCCCCGACGTCGGGATCGGGGTCGGCACGGGGTTCACCGTCGCCCCGAGCGCGATCACGCAAAACGGGTGGGCACCGAACCCCTACAACAGCAACGGCATCGGGCCCGGGTTCGCCATGGCCGCGCGCTGGAGCATGGATTTCCTGCCTGCGCAGGCCCGAATCGAAGCGGCCGAATCGGCGCTCGAGGAGGTTCGGTCGCTCTTGCGTTTTGCCCTCGGCGGCGTGGCCGTCGAGGTCGAGCAAACCTACGCCGCCGCCGCAGAAGCGCAGCAACGCGAGGCAAGGTGGCAGCACGCCGAAGAGGTCACCCGAAAGTGGCTGACGAAGGTGCAAGACGGGGTCGATCTCGGCGCCACGGATCGCCGTTTCATCATGGATCCCCTGAGGATGTACTTGGACGCGCGCCTCAGTCACATCATCGCGTTGAAGGAGTACAACATCGCGCTCGCGGATCTGGCGCGGGCCAGTGGGTGGGATCGCACCGCTCCGAGCAAGTGA
- the accC gene encoding acetyl-CoA carboxylase biotin carboxylase subunit — MFKRILIANRGEIAIRVMRACRELGIETVAVYSEADARALHVRFADRAVCIGPAPATKSYLHIPAIISAAEITAAEAIHPGYGFLSENAEFARLCKKCGVTFIGPSPEAMRAWGDKVTARSNALRFGLPLLQGSEVLRDAKHAISEAHRIGFPVIIKASGGGGGRGMRIVRSESEVESAFASARHEAETGFKNPDVYLEKFVERPRHIEFQVLADQHGGVWTLGERECSMQRRHQKVIEEAPSPAMTPEKRHAVGEVIRRAILETGYRSLGTLEFIMDETGELSFLEMNTRVQVEHPVTEAVTGLDLVQLQIRAAAGEKLDLPDTRPWNMRGHSIECRINAEDPRTFAPWPGLITEYYSPGGHGVRVDSGVYGGWRVPAHYDSLLAKLIVHAPTRAEAIARMRRALDEFIVGGIRTNIELHKRLLEDREMLEGTMTTRTIERLLSEG; from the coding sequence ATGTTCAAGCGCATTCTCATCGCCAACCGCGGCGAAATCGCCATTCGCGTCATGCGTGCGTGCCGCGAGCTCGGCATCGAGACGGTGGCCGTCTACTCCGAGGCCGACGCCCGCGCGCTCCACGTCCGCTTCGCCGACCGCGCGGTGTGCATCGGCCCCGCGCCGGCGACCAAGAGCTATTTGCATATCCCGGCCATCATCAGCGCGGCCGAGATCACGGCGGCCGAGGCCATCCACCCCGGCTACGGCTTCCTCTCGGAGAACGCGGAGTTCGCGCGCCTTTGCAAAAAGTGCGGCGTGACCTTCATCGGCCCCTCCCCCGAGGCCATGCGGGCCTGGGGCGACAAAGTCACCGCGCGCTCCAACGCGCTGCGCTTCGGTCTCCCGCTGCTCCAAGGCAGCGAAGTCCTGCGCGACGCCAAGCACGCCATCAGCGAAGCCCACCGCATCGGCTTCCCCGTGATCATCAAGGCCTCGGGCGGCGGCGGCGGTCGCGGCATGCGCATCGTCCGCAGCGAGTCGGAGGTCGAGAGCGCCTTCGCCAGCGCCCGCCACGAAGCCGAAACCGGCTTCAAGAACCCCGACGTCTACCTCGAAAAATTCGTCGAGCGCCCGCGCCACATCGAGTTCCAAGTCCTCGCCGACCAACACGGCGGCGTCTGGACCCTCGGCGAACGCGAGTGCTCGATGCAACGCCGCCACCAGAAGGTCATCGAAGAGGCCCCGAGCCCCGCCATGACCCCCGAAAAGCGCCACGCCGTGGGCGAGGTCATCCGCCGCGCCATCCTGGAAACCGGCTACCGCTCCCTCGGCACCCTCGAGTTCATCATGGACGAAACGGGCGAGCTCTCGTTCCTCGAGATGAACACCCGGGTCCAAGTCGAGCACCCGGTGACCGAAGCCGTCACGGGCCTCGATCTCGTGCAGCTCCAGATCCGCGCGGCTGCGGGTGAGAAGCTGGACCTGCCGGACACGCGGCCGTGGAACATGCGCGGTCACTCCATCGAGTGCCGCATCAACGCGGAAGATCCGCGCACCTTCGCGCCGTGGCCGGGCTTGATCACGGAGTACTACTCGCCGGGCGGCCATGGGGTGCGCGTGGACTCGGGCGTGTACGGCGGCTGGCGGGTGCCGGCTCATTACGACTCGCTCCTGGCGAAGCTGATCGTGCACGCGCCGACCCGCGCGGAGGCGATTGCGCGCATGCGGCGGGCGTTGGACGAGTTCATCGTCGGTGGCATCCGGACGAACATCGAGCTGCACAAGAGGCTGCTCGAGGATCGGGAGATGCTCGAAGGGACGATGACGACCCGGACGATTGAGCGATTGTTGTCCGAGGGGTGA
- a CDS encoding class I SAM-dependent methyltransferase has translation MVDSAHRTRTAFTSTQYEHPYPDAIENHYWHQARHRILDRTLEGLLEHQPASAILDIGCGRGITVAHLRERGFEAFGCDLGTPKPIHDGVASFLHLGADVFSLELAARDRIKIILLLDVLEHLHDPTSFLERCYERFSQSEYIVATVPARMQIWSNFDEYYGHFTRYDHRSFRGLVPPALFELTHCRYFFHGLYPFARMMSLMGLERSIDVAAPDERTRWIHRAVGRYFDWEAKWSPAVLPGTSLLAVLRAHPRHGH, from the coding sequence GTGGTCGATTCTGCGCACCGCACGAGGACAGCCTTTACGTCGACACAGTACGAGCATCCCTATCCGGATGCGATCGAGAATCACTATTGGCATCAGGCCCGCCATCGGATCCTCGACCGCACCCTGGAGGGGCTGCTGGAACACCAGCCCGCCAGCGCGATCCTCGATATCGGCTGCGGGCGCGGGATCACCGTTGCGCATCTTCGCGAGCGCGGTTTCGAAGCGTTCGGCTGCGATCTCGGCACCCCCAAGCCGATCCATGACGGGGTCGCGTCCTTCCTCCATCTCGGCGCAGACGTCTTTTCGCTCGAGCTGGCCGCGCGCGATAGGATCAAAATCATTCTACTTTTGGACGTGCTGGAGCACCTCCACGATCCAACGAGCTTTCTCGAACGCTGTTACGAGCGGTTTTCGCAATCCGAGTACATCGTCGCGACGGTTCCGGCGCGGATGCAGATCTGGTCCAACTTCGACGAGTATTACGGTCACTTTACCCGCTATGACCACCGGTCGTTTCGTGGATTGGTTCCTCCTGCGCTGTTCGAGCTGACGCACTGCCGATACTTCTTTCACGGGCTGTATCCATTCGCTCGGATGATGTCGCTCATGGGCCTCGAGCGGAGCATCGATGTCGCGGCACCAGACGAGCGCACGCGCTGGATCCATCGTGCCGTCGGGCGATACTTCGATTGGGAGGCAAAGTGGTCTCCCGCGGTGCTGCCTGGCACGTCACTGTTGGCGGTTTTGCGCGCCCATCCGCGTCATGGCCATTGA
- a CDS encoding response regulator: MRILIVEDSDSVSKMIEALVKGRGHHVETAASGPRALELAFTTEPELILLDLHLSGSYDGFEVCRRLRADPRTTAVPVVVISALDDSESKQRALETGASAYYTKPFSPMALLKEIESFQTRSA, encoded by the coding sequence ATGCGCATCCTCATCGTCGAAGACTCGGACTCGGTCAGCAAAATGATCGAAGCGCTCGTCAAAGGGCGCGGTCACCACGTGGAAACCGCCGCATCGGGGCCTCGCGCGCTCGAGCTGGCCTTTACGACGGAGCCCGAGCTCATTTTGCTCGACCTGCACCTATCGGGCTCCTACGACGGCTTCGAAGTCTGCCGAAGACTCCGCGCCGATCCGCGAACCACCGCGGTGCCCGTGGTCGTCATTAGCGCGCTCGACGATAGCGAATCGAAACAACGCGCCCTCGAAACCGGCGCCAGCGCGTATTACACGAAGCCGTTTAGCCCGATGGCCTTGCTCAAGGAGATCGAGAGCTTCCAGACGCGCAGCGCCTGA
- a CDS encoding class I SAM-dependent methyltransferase, whose translation MTESATSFNRALYDDFWRSCPDFSRYNPGVLHRRRAIRKLLESIRFKSLLDVGCGDAQLLYWLRGEGVSRDAELTGCDLSPETVETNRVRHPFASFHVLDLETAPLARTFDAVICTEVIEHIENQAAAMRNLAQMVAPGGHLIVTCPTGKVHATERHFGHVRHPRPQELAGLLEGAGLEVVSLQNWGFPFYVALKHLTNLNADWALKNFGAKEYSPAARMVSKALYHVNHLNLSSSRPGCQLFALARRAPGA comes from the coding sequence ATGACCGAGTCGGCCACCAGCTTCAATCGAGCGCTCTACGACGATTTCTGGCGTTCCTGCCCGGATTTCAGCCGCTACAACCCGGGCGTGCTCCACCGGCGCCGAGCGATTCGCAAGCTCCTCGAGTCGATTCGATTCAAGAGCCTGCTCGACGTGGGGTGCGGGGACGCGCAGCTTCTCTACTGGCTCCGCGGGGAGGGCGTCTCGCGCGACGCCGAGCTTACCGGCTGCGATCTTTCCCCGGAGACCGTGGAAACCAATCGGGTCCGTCATCCGTTCGCGAGCTTCCACGTGCTCGACTTGGAGACGGCACCGCTCGCGCGAACCTTCGACGCGGTCATCTGCACCGAGGTCATCGAGCACATCGAAAACCAAGCCGCCGCCATGCGAAACCTGGCGCAGATGGTGGCACCGGGCGGACATCTGATCGTGACCTGCCCGACCGGCAAAGTGCACGCGACCGAGCGGCATTTTGGTCACGTCCGCCACCCGCGTCCCCAGGAGCTCGCCGGGCTGCTCGAGGGGGCCGGGCTGGAGGTGGTCTCGCTCCAGAACTGGGGATTCCCGTTTTACGTTGCGCTGAAGCACCTCACGAACCTGAACGCCGACTGGGCGCTCAAGAACTTCGGGGCCAAAGAATACAGCCCCGCGGCGCGCATGGTCTCCAAGGCGCTCTACCACGTGAACCACCTCAATCTGTCGTCGTCGCGCCCCGGCTGTCAGCTCTTCGCGCTCGCGCGTCGCGCCCCCGGCGCCTGA
- a CDS encoding glycosyltransferase family 2 protein, translating to MDITIVLPVYNEKDNLVPLLDEIEQTLEPLGKPWEVIAVDDGSRDGSSQLLRDLVVSRRYLKAIFFRRNAGQAAAFDAGFRAASGEIVVTMDSDRQNDPADIPKMIAKLNEGFDFVTGWRKDRQDGFVLRKIPSRIANWMIRMVAGTEIHDLGCSLKIYRRQISSEMRLYGEMHRFISVIADTMGARVGEVVVNHRPRVAGTSKYGLRRTFKVVLDLLTIWFLRRYQTKPIYVFGGLGLMMLFVGVVLSGIVLWEKWDQAAWVHRNPLFSLAIMCFLMGFQFLGIGILAEMLVRTYFESQDKPAYFIGSKAGFD from the coding sequence ATGGACATCACGATCGTGCTCCCAGTTTACAACGAGAAGGACAACCTCGTTCCTTTGCTCGACGAGATCGAGCAAACGCTCGAGCCGCTGGGAAAGCCTTGGGAAGTCATCGCGGTCGACGACGGCAGCCGCGACGGCAGCTCACAACTGCTGCGGGATCTCGTCGTTTCGCGACGGTATTTGAAAGCGATCTTCTTTCGCCGCAACGCAGGCCAAGCGGCCGCGTTCGACGCGGGTTTCCGCGCGGCCAGCGGAGAGATCGTGGTCACCATGGATTCCGATCGACAGAACGATCCCGCCGACATCCCGAAGATGATCGCCAAGCTGAACGAAGGCTTCGACTTCGTGACCGGCTGGAGAAAAGACCGGCAGGACGGGTTCGTCCTGCGCAAGATCCCGTCGAGGATCGCGAATTGGATGATCCGCATGGTCGCGGGCACCGAAATTCACGATCTCGGTTGTTCGCTCAAGATCTATCGAAGGCAGATCAGCAGCGAAATGCGGTTGTACGGCGAGATGCATCGCTTCATCTCGGTCATCGCCGATACGATGGGGGCGCGCGTCGGTGAGGTGGTGGTGAATCACCGGCCTCGGGTGGCGGGGACCTCCAAGTATGGGCTGCGGCGCACGTTCAAGGTGGTCTTGGACCTGTTGACCATCTGGTTTCTTCGGCGCTATCAGACGAAGCCCATCTACGTATTTGGCGGCCTCGGCCTGATGATGTTGTTCGTCGGCGTCGTGCTCTCCGGGATCGTCCTCTGGGAAAAATGGGACCAAGCGGCCTGGGTGCATCGGAATCCATTGTTCTCGCTGGCGATCATGTGTTTCCTGATGGGATTTCAGTTTCTCGGGATTGGCATTTTGGCCGAGATGCTCGTGCGCACCTACTTCGAGTCGCAAGACAAGCCGGCGTACTTCATCGGCTCGAAGGCCGGTTTCGATTGA
- a CDS encoding class I SAM-dependent methyltransferase produces the protein MTRSSGTQRSIFGRCDDCGHLALVEGAASGEVYSRAGYYSRRDGGGAGYASYLAEREYREHKGGRLLDRIIAATGRTPASLLEVGSGFGFTRQAAADRRIPSVGVDVNPYAAQSALDLYGFRTFTGTLAQALDEEAIRPGAFDLVLHQFVLEHIPDPIAELSAVARALAPGGFAAAWIPSAEAVELEVFGAAYRSLRHDHLHLFSRRSIARAFRAAGLTLTISETDCSLHLLRGFLDDAELRALYASGRGPDLLALAHKEPS, from the coding sequence GTGACGCGCAGCTCGGGGACGCAGCGATCGATTTTTGGGCGCTGCGACGACTGCGGCCACCTTGCGCTCGTCGAGGGCGCGGCCTCCGGCGAGGTGTATTCACGGGCTGGTTACTATTCGCGCCGCGATGGCGGAGGCGCCGGTTACGCGTCTTACTTGGCCGAGCGCGAATACCGCGAGCACAAGGGCGGACGCCTGCTCGATCGGATCATTGCGGCCACCGGGCGAACGCCGGCCTCGCTGCTCGAAGTGGGGAGCGGGTTCGGCTTTACGCGCCAGGCTGCCGCGGACCGCAGGATCCCCAGCGTGGGTGTGGACGTGAACCCGTATGCCGCGCAGAGCGCCTTGGACCTCTATGGTTTCCGAACGTTCACCGGCACGCTCGCCCAAGCGCTGGACGAAGAAGCGATTCGACCCGGCGCCTTCGATCTCGTCCTCCACCAGTTCGTGCTGGAGCACATCCCCGACCCCATCGCGGAGCTCTCCGCGGTCGCGCGCGCCCTCGCGCCGGGAGGGTTCGCGGCCGCGTGGATCCCGAGCGCCGAAGCCGTCGAGCTCGAGGTGTTCGGCGCCGCCTATCGCTCGCTGCGCCACGATCACCTCCACCTCTTCTCGCGCCGCTCGATCGCGCGCGCGTTCCGCGCCGCGGGGCTCACCCTCACGATCTCCGAAACGGACTGCAGTCTCCACCTCCTCCGCGGCTTCCTCGACGACGCGGAGCTCCGCGCCCTTTACGCATCCGGACGTGGACCGGACCTCCTCGCGCTCGCCCACAAGGAACCCTCATGA
- a CDS encoding glycosyltransferase family 2 protein — translation MDLSIIVPCFDEQENIGALAERVGAVLRDLPLARVELVLVDDGSRDGTWSEIERVRGAHPFVTAARHDGNRGLAAAWRTGLDRARGRLVCILDADLQYRPEDLPRLYEALGASGCDIVQGWRSRAARKIDSRFVISRGLNTLLNTLFGMHLEDNKSGFILCRREVLEDLLAYRGHYRYWQIFLLVAAHAKGYRVHEVETRFEERRAGRSFLSAFPVKVILHALVDIGRAIIEYRPRGSA, via the coding sequence ATGGATCTCTCGATCATCGTGCCGTGCTTCGATGAACAGGAGAACATCGGCGCGCTGGCGGAGCGGGTCGGCGCCGTGCTGCGCGATCTACCGCTCGCCCGGGTCGAGCTCGTGCTCGTCGACGACGGCTCGCGCGATGGCACATGGTCCGAGATCGAGCGCGTGCGCGGCGCTCACCCCTTCGTCACCGCGGCTCGCCACGACGGCAATCGCGGACTGGCCGCCGCATGGCGCACCGGCCTGGACCGAGCGCGCGGCCGCCTCGTATGCATCCTCGATGCGGACCTCCAATATCGCCCCGAGGACCTACCGCGCCTCTACGAAGCGCTCGGCGCGAGCGGCTGCGACATCGTTCAGGGCTGGCGTTCGCGTGCCGCGCGGAAGATCGATAGCCGATTCGTGATCTCCCGCGGCTTGAATACGCTGCTGAATACGCTGTTCGGGATGCACCTCGAGGACAACAAGTCGGGGTTCATCCTGTGCCGGCGCGAGGTGCTGGAAGACCTGCTCGCGTACCGCGGCCACTACCGATACTGGCAGATTTTCCTCCTGGTGGCGGCGCACGCCAAGGGCTATCGCGTCCACGAAGTGGAGACCCGGTTCGAGGAGCGGCGCGCGGGCCGATCGTTCCTCTCGGCGTTTCCCGTCAAGGTGATCCTGCATGCGCTGGTCGATATCGGCCGGGCAATCATCGAATACCGGCCGCGCGGGTCCGCATGA
- the accB gene encoding acetyl-CoA carboxylase biotin carboxyl carrier protein yields the protein MTVDIDKLRELLDVLKEKDIAEFEHEDEKVRLRIVRGTVVSPSAYVPALAHAAPPPIATAAAASGAVSARAEAASGEPPSDTVDITSPFVGTFYRSPSPEAPAFVEKGSVVRPGQTLCIVEAMKLMNEIEADCSGTVVEIFVQSGKAVEFGQKLFRIQKA from the coding sequence GTGACTGTGGACATCGATAAACTCCGTGAGCTGCTCGACGTACTAAAAGAAAAAGACATCGCGGAGTTCGAGCACGAAGACGAAAAGGTCCGTCTACGCATCGTGCGCGGCACCGTCGTATCACCCTCGGCGTACGTGCCGGCCTTAGCCCATGCCGCCCCGCCGCCCATCGCCACGGCAGCTGCAGCATCTGGCGCGGTTTCAGCGCGCGCGGAGGCCGCGAGCGGCGAGCCACCGAGCGACACGGTGGACATCACGAGCCCCTTCGTGGGCACCTTCTACCGCTCCCCGAGCCCGGAGGCCCCTGCCTTCGTGGAGAAGGGCTCCGTCGTTCGCCCCGGGCAGACCCTCTGCATCGTGGAGGCCATGAAGCTCATGAACGAGATCGAGGCCGACTGCTCGGGCACGGTGGTCGAAATCTTCGTGCAGAGCGGTAAAGCCGTCGAGTTCGGACAAAAGCTTTTCCGCATCCAGAAGGCCTGA